CCGCTGGGCTGACCCTTGCCTTCCCCCCGACAGCACTAGGTGTCTTCTGTCAGTGCCAATTCTGTATCCGACTACCGTCTACTATAATTCCTGGAGGCAGCACCTTCGAGCCCCGAAATTGTGAGGACCCTTCTCCCACTGTAAGTCTTCGTTCTTTAAAGGGCGTGATTGAAAAGTTCCAACTTCTGAGGGCCGTGTGTGCTTTTGAAAAGAGCGCCACTCTGCCTGCTGCGTGCTGCTTTCACATTGAAACGTTGTGCCAGCTTGAAATTTTTATCCCCTGGCACCCTTCTTGAGATTGATAAAAACATGTGTTGGCGACTTCTGTGGATGTTGTCACATATGATTGTACACCACCGTGCCGTTGAAAGAAACGCACACAGGGCAACAGCCATTTTCCCATGGCTTGCTGGTTGTAGCTCAACCACAAGCTTCACATAGCCTCTATGGAGTCGCTGGGCGAGTACAAACAACGAACGAACTCAGGCTTCTCCGGTCATGAGTGACTACACTTGATTCGGTGTGAGCCACCCGGGATGCAGAACAGTGAACGCTCATGTGCCCATTTGCAGATGCACCCACGAATAGAACGTGAAGTCATCTGCTGCGGCACACGGTACCAACAGGTAGTGGAATTATTTCATTTTGTGCCTTCAGACCCCTTTCGCGTATTACTTGCGGTGTGTGGCTCCGATCGCGTGGACCACCTCTCCACGCCCCTAATTCCTGAATCATGAACCCCAAACCCCGCTCGCCCCAAAATACTCTTATTGCTCGAGGCCCAAAGGAATCCCTTGACCAGCTGTTACCCATGTGCCAACGCGTTGCCATAAACCATGCTGCCCGGGTGGGGATACTTGCAGAATTGTGAACGATACGCTTTTGGTGTGCAGTTAGACGACTTTGCTGGCTGTGTCGGACCTGGAGCAGCTGCTCTTGATCGGTAATTCCTCGGACACAGCCCGTGGTAGCGCCCAGTTATACATTCAGACATCTGTTTGACAACAAGCGACGCCTGCGCCAACATGCATAAAAGGAGCCATGATGTAATGTACTGGTCCTAGAGAGTGATCTGATGTGCTGAACAGCGCTCATTTTGTTGCATGTACGCGCATAGGTTCCCTCTTTTGCTGTTTCCAGCTCGACACATATGCACCTGCTTCCTGATGGACCTTTGCGAAATTTTCGTTTACCAGGAGATGTGGGACTTCACGGCTACCACGCGTCACTAAAGACTCCCTGCTGTCGCGTAGATTTCGGCCCTGCTTACGAATACGGAAACATGTAGCAGATAGAAAAATGATGGACGCAATTAAATATGACGGGATGAATACCATCACTACCCACGAGATCACAACATGAACGTTATTACAAGTGTGGAATTCGAATCCTTTCAGGCGGATTGGTCTGACTCCTCTTCCCTGTGTTGGCGCAGACGTTTTTGCGAGAAGCTTCGCGCGTGCGCCCATTTCTCTGCATAATCAAAGTCTTTCGTCGCTGTCAACCATGTCTAGCGCAGGTCCGTCATGACGGGGGGGACACACGCAAGAGATGATTCCCCCTTACGGTGGGTCCCAGTTGTTGGCAGCGTGCTTGCCCCAGCTTGCCCCCGGTGCTACGTAAACCGCGCTTCCTTGTTTTATGGCGCCCCGCGATTTGTAAAAGGACTATGCAGATACCTTAGACTGATGAGTTTTGCTTGAATTGCACATCACATTATACTCATGCACATGGTTGACGGTAGGCTCGGATAGATTTGCTGTGTGTGTCGGGGTCACTCTCACTCTAAGGCACCCGAGGGAGGGCAACCAGCAGATCCCGCTGTGCTATTTAACTTTCTACTGTCCCATAAATCGTAGAGCGAGTCACTCCACTGACCAGGTGCATTGGATCGTTATGTACTGGTATAATCCTGTCTCATACACGGCAACACGCCAACACGCATGCGAATACGGTGTCGTCGGtcttgtttcttccccgACTTCGGTCGCCATCCTCCGGCAAACAGCTTTATCTAGCGACGTCCGAGCCCGCACCTCGACACTGAAAATCCCTTCTAAACCACTTTCCAGTCCTCCAAAAATCTACTGGTTTAAAAAACAAGAGACACGTTCATGCAAGGTTCTATTTTCATGCTTCGGTGTCGCGCATGGTGCTTTTTTCCGCAAACCGTTTTTCGCATGTGCTCGACAGCCACTCGCCATAGCCTTTTTCGCAAAGCATGCATTTTTTTCTTGCTGTTCTTGGAGAGAAGCGGTTCCCGGCAGGTGAAGCCGCCATTTGCCCGTTTCTTTGTATTCATATCCAACCTgccgttttttttcgttGTCGTGTGTAACCTTTGTGACTTGAAGGCATCGGTGTTTCTCCATTTACGTGGACACATTCGTGCCGGTGTTCGAACCCGGGGTATGCAGCAAAACTTCCTGAGTTCCACTGCCACGACCTTGCACAAGGAGTCTAACGCTTTTTTCGGGAATACATCCTTCGAAGTCGCCTTTGCGCATTGCCCCGTCACCCGCAGTGTTCCATTTTTGCGCAGCACGTTATTTTCTGTTTTGTGCTTTCGAGTACTGTCTTCATTGTGGTCCCTACTCCCTGCACTGTGCTTTGCCTGCAAAGACAAGGAAGTCCTACCAGGTCACTTTACCGTGGCAGCGCCCCGCATGCGACAGTGATTTCTTTATCTCTAAGCGTTTCAATAGGACTGGTTGTAGACAACGGAATTGGTGTGGGCAGACTTGATCTTTTGGGGCCGCTACCAATGATTGGGGAGAGAACAAACATCTGTGCAGCAActgcctcgccgtttccttcgttcATCGGTTCGGCCTCTTCCCTATGTGCCCCCATAACTTTTAGTGGCAGTGCAATATCACAGGTTTCTGTGGGAACATCATGCGAGTTCCCTTCCCGTAGATGATTTACGAGGTGCGGAGAGAGCTTCACTAAGGGgctggaaacgaagaggTACCTCGCGAGTTCTACCTCTGCTGGGGCGGATCGTCTCCACTAAAATGGTCGTTAACACTGTGGGCAACATTTGACGGGGCGTGTTACGGTGAAAACGCTGACCTCGTCTTTTCCACTGCTTTTCAGGATCCTGGCAGCACAGCGGTCATCCGCGGTGAAGGACAGTTCCTCGTGGACTTGCTCGTAGATACTGCCTTTTCTCGACATGGACGAAGAGCCACGGGGATTCAGCACTTCTCCACCTGGGTCTGGTGGTGCTCCAAACAGCTCCAATCCACAAGCGGGAAGCAGTGGCGGGGCGTTAGGCAGTATGTCAAAGAGTGGATGCACATTCATCTACTATGTCATCACCACTGATGGCGACGATCTCCGGTGCCCGAACGCCTTCAGAATTCCGAAAAAACCAACTCACATCACTCTCAGTGATGTGCGGAGACATTTCCCGCTTCCGGGCACGTATCATTTTCGGTGAGGCTGAATGGCTGAATAAACATTCCTTCGAACGCTGCTGTGGTTGCCGTGAGCTATTTGTGCACGGGTGACCTTGATCGGCGGTCCCGCCCATGGCGTGGGGGCACGGTGTTGCTTCGTGCTCTTCATCTGAGGAAgccggaaagaaaaggtTGACTATGTATAGTCGCCGTAAGTAGCACTGGTGATGCACTGAGAGGACACTGCACTGTTCAACTGCGTAGGTGGTAGGAAGCGGCAGTTTGCGACTCGTGCATTGATTCGGTCCCTGAACGCCATCAACACGTGGAATTATCTTGCAGATGTGGAATCGTTTTTTACTTTGAATCTGGGCATGTGAGCCAAGCCGAGGGTACAAAACACCCGTTATACGCCGCAGAAAAAGTGATATGCGGCTCTGCTGGTACGGGGGATGCGTTTTGGTAGTAAATGACCCATGATCTTGAGCGTGGCGTGTCATGGCGCGGCTAACAGGTTCCGGGTGAAGGTTAAGGAGCATCCGTGGCCACCTGCAGACTTGGCTTCAGCTCAGCAGCCCTTCGTGTGGCTGGACGTCCTGGACGACGATCAGCCGCTGCCATTGTGCGACCACCGCATCTACGTCAAGGTGAGAAATACCAAGACTAGACGTTCCGCAGGAATGGTCCTGCAGGGTTGCGCTGCCACTCACCAGCTGGGCAGTGGCGCCGGCTGCAGCTGTGACCGGCAAGAGGGTCTTGAgcgcgcgccgtcgtcgtcgcgTACGGTTCCCGTGTCCTCGCACCACTGCGTTTGCTAGATGTCAAAAAGTAATCGTACCCGTGTTTGCAGGGGAGAGTGCGATGATCTGATAGGAACAAAAATGGAACATTTCCGGTTAGATGGTACGGGGCGGGGATTCCCACACGTGGATAGCAGCCGCGCCGTTTCACGAGTGTCGTTTTCTTGTCTATCGCTATGGGCCGACCTCAGTGACACTTTCAAGTGGGTCCGCTGTAAAAAACAGTTTTAGCGGTAATGTTTCAGAGCAGGAGTTCCGTGTTTCCACGTTGAATGGGACCACTTTGTTTATCACAGACGGATTGCTTCTTCCCCGGTCGTAATGGAAATCTAATGAAAGAGCCTATTTTTCATTGCTTGTTCTTTTAGGCCACAAGACTGAGCTGGCATTCCGGAGACTTGCAAAGCATCGGCAGTCCCTTGCACGACTCCCGGACAATCGACAGTAACAGAGACAAAGTAGCTTCTAGGCAGATCCAGGTAGACCCCGCAGAACCGCGGGCACCGGAAGGTGGCATCTTCCGTGGCagctctcctgtttctcccgAGACTCTGCCTGCGAGTGCGTCGGCGTATAACAGCTCCGGGTCAGGTTTTGCAGCTGGGACAGGAAGACATGTGCAGTCTGCTGATCCTGGAAGTGGCCGAGTCGCGGACATGTTGCTTTTCGATGAGCCCCTGCCGTCCGGAAACCGAAGCAGTCACAACGGTAAGTATTCGAGATGACCCAGACACTTGGTGGAAGCTACTATTTGCTGGTTCACAATTCTTGCTGCATGGAGCATGCCGGGGAGTGTATATCTCATGAGCCGTTCAGAGAACAGCTTGtcagcagaggcggaaatATCCTGCTTACTCAGCGGAACCGGAGGTAACTGAAAATCTTGTCGCTAATGGCGGCGCGGTCGTGCAAAAAGACACTTGAGAGAAACTGCAGCCCGACGTCTCATATCTCGCCCGACTTAGTTGTTCTAGCCCGTTCAGTTGCGGCCGCTACATTGTTTCGCTGATTTTCcgttgtttttttttcacAGTTTCGTCGAAGACAGTTAACAACAATATTGACCTCATTTTTTGAGCACTGACCGCAGGAGGTGGGGTTCTTGGTCCCCTCTTttgggaaaagagagcaaaagCAATTACATGTCTTCAGCTCAGAAGCCCTTTCGTGCAGGCTTGAACCTGACTGCTCTATGGTTTGTAACCTTTCGTATATGCTTTTTCTTATTTCTCGGCCGTGCTGGTCCCTCCTACTTTCTGCAACTGTATTACCGCATTCACGTGCAATCTCCTGCCATCACGCGAACGGGGGACGACATTCCAGTTCACCACAGGCAGACAATATAGGTCTCCGCGTGCCCAAGCCCCGTTGTCGCGTAAACCTATTCCAGTCGTGACTGCGTGCACCGGCACCGTTGGAGCGTTTAGGGTGACGGTCTTGGTGTTGGTAAGTGCTGGTACAGTTACTCCGAAGAGTTGAGACTAATGCAAGAGAGATCCGCATGCGAAGTGACCACTTGAGAAGTCTTTCCAAGCCTGGCTGATTACTTCGGCTCGAATCACAGAAGTATGAATTGTGAGGACAGCAATGAAATGCACCGCGTGATAGGATCTCAGGAGGTTTGGGCCTCCATCAGGGCGCAGTATGACCGTTGTCGTGGCAGCCAAGTGGCAACGAAAAAAGTAATGCGCAGGTTATACGCGAACATTGGAGAGGTGTGTCGAATCAGATGTCTAGTGTTGTTGCTTGATGTGAAAGACGCTAATATTCTGATCGCTGCAGAGCGAATGGAAGCTTCCCCGGCAACACGGATTTCACTTGCGGTTAAAATAGAGCCTGCGAACGCCCCGACTGGGTGCAACCTCAGGCGAACCCAATACGCTTGAACTGCAGCATAGCGCGCTGGGCAGGGTTTCTATGTTTCGTGGGAGGGCAGTTTGGCCCATTCAATAAAGCGGCGGGGTAGAGATACACACCCCCAGCAGGACACGTCACCCCAATTGCTGGCGAATCCGGAAGTGCTGTGGGCGGGTTCTCCTATACTCAACGGTTCTCGGAAGCGTAGACACGTGTCAGGGGTTTCTGTAGAACGATACAATATGGAAAAGCAGAGCGAATGTCAGTGATGACGGTGGCAAAGCTTCGCCAGCACAGCTATCTACTTGCTCTGAGGAACATGACACCCCTTTGGCGATCGATTCGTGCCCCTCCGATGCTTCCACAGCGGGGTGCTTCTCAGTGTAGGGCCAGGCTGTCTACCGCTCCGTCGGGGTCTACAAAACACCGGCCAGAAAAGTGGATAACACCAGCGCAGTCGACGGGAATAGACTCCCGCTGAGGCTCGGATGAAACCGTCGAGTGGCTGCGAGGTCACCTGTGGACAGATACTGTCCGCACGTACAAATCAGGTTTTGTACATACATTCATGCAGTTGAACATAACCTTGCGCCACTGAACAGAGTCGGTCGAGGGTTAAATTCGCTTTTCACCGGTGATGTATAGCGACACTGCTTTGAGGCTCGAAGCACACGCTGGAATCGACTGGCCGGACGCTGTACTATTTCCTGTACATTTGCCTAGAGCCGCTCCAGAAGCATTCGTTCGCTGTTCGTTCCAAACAATTGTAAGTGACACTGCTAAGCTACCAGCAACGAAGGAGCGTGCTCCAATTGGCGATGCTCACATATACTTTGGAGAAAACGCCCTTGTCGCAGGGTCCAGGTCTGCTGCGCGCGGGACGGGACCGTCTCTCGCAAAGATTCACACTTGCTGCAGGAGACGGGTGGAGAGGGCCGCATGGGGCTGTGGCCGTCCGCGGGATTtgaagcgggagaaaagggagggacGTGCGCGTTTCACATTTGACCGCCTCATGTGAGTTGTGAATTTTGAACGCATTCACGGCGTATCAGCACTTGTCTCGTAGTACTCACTGCGGCAAGTTGGCGTGTTTCATTTCTCGGGTTGCCGCGTTTTTTGGCTTCCTCTGTGTGCTGGTTTCCCTGCCACGCTCGCGTGAGGGGTCATTAGCGCCGCATGCCAGTGCCCCACGACTGTTCGCTTGCTTGCGCCGCATCGCTCTTGGTGGATCAAGTTCTGTAGAATCATTTCGTGATTCTATTCGTATTAAATCATGGTTCTGCTGGGTGTATGCGCAATGGGGGTCGGTACTAGGAGCCTGCGTTCACTTCCTGGTGAGCTTGCGCTCGCTGGCCTGAGAGCGCGGGCAGACGCTCTGTTCCGTAGCGTTACCGCCTCCAACTTGTCGGCGAGAAAGTATCATTCAGTGGCCTCTCGCGCATCTCGACATTTTCGTCGTCCTTCCAGGGTACCCGTGGCAGCAAAGGCCCACTACGTCTCGGTCCCTGCTCTATGTCAAATTTCAGCGGCCAGTTCTGGAAGGCGCGGCGCAGATGATAAACGCACCGGCAGCAACTCACGAGCACACAACTCGTATGGCTCAAggcaagagggaaacgacaAAAGGTACTTTTCCTTTGCGGCGGCAGGCCTTGGATCTGTTCTGCTATATGGTGTGCCTGTTgacggcgagcgacgccgcGCAACTCCCTCAttggagaaaacggaaaaagtTCACTCGCCAGCGTCAACGAACaccccctcttcttccctcccgctttcttccggTTTGTCGTTCTCCTCTGGGTCACagtttttgcttttctctaGGGGGTTTAACCAGTTAGCTCTGTGCCAAACTGCCGCGCCCCTGccgaaagacgagaaagaacaaaTGCAGCAAGGCTCACGACCAGCTGATGACCATGAGGAGTCCTCGCACCATGACAGTCCTTTGTGGCGTTCTGAGGAAAACCGCCCTTTTGACCGCAAGCTAGGAGACGCATTGTTGTTCTGCGGAAACAGTAACGAGCCTCTTGCCCGTGCCGTCGCAGATCGGCTATCAACGAAACTAGGGAAGGCCGTCGTCAAACGCTTCGCAGATGGAGAGGTTAACATTCAGTTTGCGGACTCTCTGAGAGGCAAGGATGTGTACATCATTCAACCTACCAGCACGCCCGTGAACGAGCATCTCGTGGAGCTGCTTCTGATGATATCTACTTGCCGGCGAGCGAGTGCGAAAAAGATTACTGCGGTCATTCCTTATTATGGTTACGCTAGGCAAGACAGGAAGTTGTCTAGCCGCGTACCCATTTCTGCGGTAGGTAACTGAAGACATGAGGGAGGACTCTCAGGACTTCGTTCGCCGCATAGGCATGCAAGCGACTGCGGAAAAAGAACGCACGACACCGCGAAGGATCGTGTCGGAGTTTCACACCCGCGCGTCCCGAGTGCGGTTTTTGCTTGCGGAACGATTCGTTGGTGCGGATGATTTCGCGGGTGGTTAGTTCAGGGTATGTGGGTACGTGCTTCCAAACTTCACTTTTGCCATGTGGCACACCGTAGATATTTTGTAATTCCCCCGCGATCGGTTTTGACGGGACGCACCACAACTTTTTTCGACGGAAGATCCAAGTCCCTCGCTGCCGTTTCCGTCCTCACGAGAGTCGGCGCTGGCGAGACCAGCTGCTCTAGGTTTTCGGTCATGTTCGACGGGTTGCTCCCGTCTGCGGTTGTTGATCCGTGCCACTCCTTTGCTCGGAGTGGTACGCCCGTGCAGCTGGGACGTTGCTTTATTGAACCACGTCGGGCACATAATGCAGCATCCACACATGGATGCCTCATATCAGAGGGAAACTGGCGAAACATGACGCCGTGAACGTGCCTCTCTTGTGTCTCAGGCAGACGTGGCCCGGATGATTGAGGCGATGGGCGTGGATCGCGTTGTTGCGGTCGATCTGCACTGCGGCCAGATCCAGGGTTTCTTCGGCCCGCGGGTGCCAGTAGACAATCTCGAGGCGCAGATCATTGGCTTGGAGTATTTCCACCACAAAGACCTCCACAAACCTGTGGTCGTGTCTCCTGATGCAGGCGGTGTCTACAGGTAGGGACGCCTATGAACACCTGCCTCTggggagaaggcaaaagaccgtgcagagacgaggggaggtgagcgccgcggcggcgagggaaTTGCCGAGAAGGGGGAAGCCGACAGCGGGGCACGCGCGCACCATGGCCAGAAAGAccgcgtccttctctcgcgtgcgcACGTGCGCACGTGCGTGCGTGAACGTTGGGAAGGAGACTTGGGGCATAGTGGGCGTTGTTGGACGTACGAGGCATGAAGAGCTAGCCCCGATGCAATGTTGTTTTGCGTGTGTTGCGCATGTTTCAACGCGGTGCCCCCGGAGAGCCCGGAAATTTCAGGAAGGCCTCATTGCTCGCGGGTATACCGACTGCGGTATTGCCATGCTGATCAAGCAGCGCCTTCGGGCAAACGAGATTGAACGGATGGACCTTGTTGGATCCGTCGCCGGCTCCGATGTCATCATCGTCGACGACATGATTGACACCGCTGGGACACTCTGTGAAGCTGCGCGCgagctgaggaagaaaggcgctcGGCGAGTGTTCGCCTTCGCTACACACGGTCTCTTCAGTGGCCCGGCCATTGAGAGAATCGAGGCCAGCCCTCTGGAGGAAGTCGTCGTGACTGATAGCATCAAGGTAAGTCTGGGGCGCGATCCGCAGGAGCTTTCTTCGGCTCCAAATTACattgtccttttctttcctccgtaCTAATTGCTACGCTGTGAACTCCTTGGTTTCACCACTGGAGACACGCACGAGGCGGTACAGTTCTTGGGAGTGCTTGCTGCTGATGCTGTTAGCGGCAGCAAGGTGGAATTCTCGGTGACATCCCCTTTGCGCGGCATGTTCTTTCCTGTAGGCTCGCGCCGAGGTGGCGAAATGCCCGCGCATCACTTCGCTCTCCATCAGTGTCCTTTTGGCAGATGCGATTCGCCGCATTCACCAGAAAGAGAGTCTTAATGACCTCTTCAACGTCAAGTACTAGAATGCGAATAAGTGTGTGCGAAGTTTGCCACCGCTGACACATGGTGGAATCAACACGAGGGAGATGGCGACGTGCGTGTCTCCCGCCTTGTGACACCATTTTTCGGTTGGCGGTGCCGCCAGTGCACACCGGTAGCGACGTGTTTATATTTTTCTCAGTTCACCATCTTGACGCTGTCGTGCACCACCCGCTTGCTGTCTGTTTCcatttgtgtgtgtccatGCGGTGGGAGCTGCGGCCACTTGCACTGTAAACGTGCAGCACACATGGATGCGCGCGTGCCGCTGCATGAACTTTTTCTCGATTCGGCACTCTGTTCATGATTTTGTGTTTACCGAGCACACAGGCTGAAGGGCCGGGGCCGATGCACACAAATTGTTCCATCACGTGGTATGTCAGCATGTGCCGATAAAGGGTGCCTCTTGCCAACCACTCGTCGCTCCGTCGCTTGGAAAGCGGGATGCAGACGAGTGGTTTGCGTTCGAAACTGTAAGAAAGTACTAAGGCGGACGGGGCGGAGAAATAAAGGCTGACTTAACTGGAGCTCGGCCCCCTAGACTCAGCAGTGTGGAATGTGTTCCGTATTGATGCTCTGGCCAGTTGTGACGACCGGTAACGACCTACGCCGGCGAGCTGGCCCATGCCCCACTGCGATACCGCTGGACAACGTGCTCGCGAATTCTCAGGGTTCACTGTGTATTCTCCCATCAATTTTCAGCACACATCGTGGAGGCTGGCGAATTCGATGTGACAAACGCACGCGTCAATTCTCGTCACACAGAATGAAGATGCTGCGTGATTCCCCCATCCGGCGGCAAACCGCCACCCCGCAAACGGGCTTCTTCCTGACGCACTCAGCGGCCGGGCAAGCCTTGGGAAGCATTCCAGTACAGTGTGTCAGTTTCCCGCTTTTCGCCGTTGCTCGAAATCAATCGGCACGCTGTCGCCTTACTGTTTCTGCCACGTCTCGCAAGGACGCACTCCGGGCACCGTGCCCCACGAACTGTGCTAGTACCTGGCCGAGCTTGCCACTCTCCAACAAATGTGATGACCGCAAGGGTCATCAAGGATGTACTGTGTGTGGAGGCAACCACATGCCCCAGTGGCTTGGCTCCGGCGCGCCTC
This sequence is a window from Neospora caninum Liverpool complete genome, chromosome V. Protein-coding genes within it:
- a CDS encoding Ribose-phosphate pyrophosphokinase,related, with amino-acid sequence MGVGTRSLRSLPGELALAGLRARADALFRSVTASNLSARKYHSVASRASRHFRRPSRVPVAAKAHYVSVPALCQISAASSGRRGADDKRTGSNSRAHNSYGSRQEGNDKRYFSFAAAGLGSVLLYGVPVDGERRRATPSLEKTEKVHSPASTNTPSSSLPLSSGLSFSSGSQFLLFSRGFNQLALCQTAAPLPKDEKEQMQQGSRPADDHEESSHHDSPLWRSEENRPFDRKLGDALLFCGNSNEPLARAVADRLSTKLGKAVVKRFADGEVNIQFADSLRGKDVYIIQPTSTPVNEHLVELLLMISTCRRASAKKITAVIPYYGYARQDRKLSSRVPISAADVARMIEAMGVDRVVAVDLHCGQIQGFFGPRVPVDNLEAQIIGLEYFHHKDLHKPVVVSPDAGGVYRARKFQEGLIARGYTDCGIAMLIKQRLRANEIERMDLVGSVAGSDVIIVDDMIDTAGTLCEAARELRKKGARRVFAFATHGLFSGPAIERIEASPLEEVVVTDSIKARAEVAKCPRITSLSISVLLADAIRRIHQKESLNDLFNVKY